In Chromobacterium rhizoryzae, one genomic interval encodes:
- a CDS encoding cupin domain-containing protein, translating to MKVIDWQLELENGVYDKSVGIKILKLAGDAGFSTYLTEIAPGVAINGHYHRHGDEHYHIVSGRGEMRLVDVATGAARAHEVAERSSFVVSANTQHQLSNTGAAPLVLMFSCPASHLAEDRHFL from the coding sequence ATGAAGGTGATTGATTGGCAGTTGGAACTTGAAAACGGCGTTTACGACAAGAGCGTGGGCATCAAGATTTTGAAATTGGCCGGCGACGCCGGCTTCAGCACGTATTTAACCGAAATCGCCCCCGGGGTGGCCATCAACGGTCATTATCATCGTCATGGCGACGAGCACTACCATATCGTCAGCGGCCGAGGCGAGATGAGGCTGGTGGATGTGGCCACCGGGGCGGCGCGCGCCCATGAGGTGGCGGAGCGGAGCTCCTTCGTGGTGTCGGCCAATACCCAGCATCAACTCAGCAATACCGGCGCCGCGCCGCTGGTGTTGATGTTCAGCTGTCCGGCCAGTCATTTGGCGGAGGATCGCCACTTTCTGTAG
- the thiE gene encoding thiamine phosphate synthase, whose translation MPDRLKGLYAITPDTEDSARLLSLAQAAAPHIDILQYRNKSEDAVLRLEQAQALAELCRRKGVVFIVNDDVELAARVGADGVHLGRDDAALSAARRRLGAGALIGASCYDSLERARRAAEAGASYLAFGAVFPSGTKPDAARAGLGLFSEARSLGAPLVAIGGIHAGNAGQALAAGADAIAVIGGVFGAPDPAAAAGELAAICRRGGR comes from the coding sequence ATGCCGGACAGGCTTAAGGGGCTGTACGCGATCACGCCGGACACCGAGGACAGCGCGCGGCTGCTGAGCCTGGCGCAGGCGGCGGCGCCGCACATCGACATCCTGCAATACCGCAACAAGAGCGAGGACGCGGTTTTGCGTCTGGAGCAGGCGCAGGCGCTGGCCGAGCTGTGCCGGCGCAAGGGCGTGGTCTTCATCGTCAACGACGATGTGGAGCTGGCGGCGCGCGTCGGGGCCGACGGCGTGCATCTGGGCCGCGACGACGCCGCCCTGAGCGCGGCGCGGCGGCGGCTGGGCGCCGGCGCGCTGATAGGCGCGTCTTGCTACGACAGCCTGGAACGGGCGCGACGGGCGGCGGAGGCCGGCGCCAGCTACCTCGCCTTCGGCGCGGTGTTTCCGTCCGGCACCAAGCCGGACGCGGCGCGCGCAGGGCTGGGTCTGTTCTCCGAGGCGCGCAGCTTGGGCGCGCCCCTGGTGGCGATAGGCGGCATCCATGCCGGCAACGCCGGACAGGCGCTGGCGGCCGGCGCGGACGCGATCGCGGTGATAGGCGGCGTGTTCGGCGCGCCGGACCCGGCCGCCGCGGCCGGGGAACTGGCGGCGATATGCCGCCGGGGCGGCCGCTGA
- the thiD gene encoding bifunctional hydroxymethylpyrimidine kinase/phosphomethylpyrimidine kinase: MTTQPTPPVVLTLAGSDPSGGAGIQADILTLASLGCHPLSVITAITVQDTVGINDFMVLDADWVNDQARFLMEDIPVTAFKIGMLGSVENVAVVAQLIADYPDIPVVLDPVLASGGGHELADEDLIAAMRDMLIPQVSILTPNSIEARRIASNDADEDEDLTLEQCAQRILALGCPHLLITGTHENTKEVVNQLYGPGGLVRSDAWERLPGSYHGSGCTLASAIAGMLATGLLLPEAVREAQEYTYQALLNGFRPGMGQFLPDRMFWARGDDEDDDAGQA; encoded by the coding sequence TTGACCACTCAGCCCACTCCTCCCGTGGTCCTTACCCTGGCGGGCTCGGACCCTTCCGGCGGCGCCGGCATCCAGGCCGACATTCTGACGCTGGCCAGCCTGGGATGCCATCCTTTGTCGGTGATCACCGCGATTACGGTGCAGGATACCGTTGGCATCAATGACTTTATGGTGCTGGACGCGGACTGGGTCAATGACCAGGCGCGTTTTCTGATGGAAGACATTCCGGTCACCGCTTTCAAGATCGGCATGTTGGGCAGCGTGGAGAACGTGGCGGTGGTGGCGCAGCTGATCGCGGACTACCCGGACATCCCGGTGGTGCTGGATCCGGTGCTGGCCAGCGGCGGCGGCCACGAGTTGGCCGACGAGGACCTGATCGCCGCGATGCGCGACATGCTGATTCCGCAGGTGTCCATCCTGACGCCCAACAGCATAGAAGCGCGGCGCATCGCCAGCAACGACGCCGACGAGGACGAGGATCTGACGCTGGAGCAGTGCGCGCAGCGCATCCTGGCGCTGGGCTGCCCGCACCTGCTGATCACCGGCACCCACGAAAACACCAAGGAAGTGGTCAACCAGCTGTACGGTCCCGGCGGCCTGGTGCGCTCCGACGCCTGGGAGCGTCTGCCGGGCAGCTACCACGGCTCCGGCTGCACGCTGGCCTCGGCCATCGCCGGCATGCTGGCCACCGGCCTGCTGTTGCCGGAAGCGGTGCGGGAGGCGCAGGAATACACCTACCAGGCCTTGCTGAACGGTTTCCGGCCCGGCATGGGCCAGTTCCTGCCGGATCGGATGTTCTGGGCGCGCGGCGACGACGAGGACGACGATGCCGGACAGGCTTAA
- a CDS encoding rubredoxin — MRTWMCLICGFIYDEEAGRPEDGIPPGTKWEDIPPNWTCPDCDARKDDFEMVEI; from the coding sequence ATGCGTACTTGGATGTGTCTGATCTGCGGCTTTATCTACGACGAGGAAGCCGGCCGTCCGGAGGATGGTATCCCGCCGGGCACCAAGTGGGAAGACATTCCGCCCAACTGGACTTGCCCGGATTGCGACGCGCGCAAAGACGATTTCGAAATGGTGGAAATCTGA
- a CDS encoding M48 family metallopeptidase: MKSFWSKTLAGLLVAAALAGCAQVNTTQGGAVGVNRGQTMLLSSQEVEQMSAKSYAQQLGKARAGGQLNADAAMTARVRKISQRLIAQAPVFRPDAAKWRWEVNVMRNDEPNAYAMAGGKIMVYSGLITKLKLSDAELAAVIGHEISHALREHSRESMSQAYAQQVGLSLVGAVAGLRQNQLDMAAMAADVALSKPNSRTMESEADIMGLELMARAGYDPNAAVNVWNKMQAAGNGGGVEFLSTHPSGPTRIHDLQQRIPQVMPLYQAAKKG, encoded by the coding sequence ATGAAAAGTTTCTGGAGCAAAACCCTGGCCGGCCTGCTGGTCGCCGCCGCCCTCGCCGGCTGTGCCCAGGTCAACACCACCCAGGGCGGCGCCGTCGGCGTCAACCGCGGTCAAACCATGCTGCTGTCCAGCCAGGAAGTGGAGCAGATGTCGGCCAAATCCTATGCCCAGCAGCTGGGCAAGGCGCGCGCCGGCGGCCAGCTCAACGCCGACGCGGCGATGACGGCGCGGGTGCGCAAAATCTCTCAGCGCCTGATCGCCCAGGCGCCGGTATTCCGCCCCGACGCCGCCAAATGGCGTTGGGAAGTCAATGTGATGCGCAATGACGAACCCAACGCCTACGCGATGGCCGGCGGCAAGATCATGGTCTACTCCGGCCTGATCACCAAGCTCAAGCTGAGCGACGCCGAACTGGCGGCCGTCATCGGCCATGAAATCTCGCACGCATTGCGCGAGCACTCGCGCGAAAGCATGAGCCAGGCCTATGCGCAGCAAGTGGGTCTGTCGCTGGTGGGCGCGGTGGCCGGCCTCAGGCAGAACCAGCTGGACATGGCGGCGATGGCCGCCGACGTGGCCTTGTCCAAGCCCAACAGCCGCACCATGGAATCCGAGGCCGACATCATGGGCCTGGAACTGATGGCGCGCGCCGGCTACGACCCCAACGCCGCGGTCAACGTCTGGAACAAAATGCAGGCGGCCGGCAACGGCGGCGGCGTGGAATTCCTGTCCACCCACCCGTCCGGCCCCACCCGCATCCACGACCTGCAGCAGCGCATCCCGCAAGTGATGCCGCTGTACCAGGCGGCGAAGAAAGGCTGA
- a CDS encoding MmcQ/YjbR family DNA-binding protein, whose product MPLRKEDMDALLAQARALPGAQFDIKWETRRVLSLESKMFALFNDDTVMYKVADDDFLVLSGLPGVRPAPYLARARWIEVSSLEALSLEQLHDGLADARRLVLAKLPKAVRQRYEASA is encoded by the coding sequence ATGCCCTTGCGCAAAGAGGATATGGACGCGCTGCTGGCCCAGGCCCGCGCCTTGCCGGGCGCCCAGTTCGACATCAAGTGGGAAACCCGGCGCGTGCTCAGCCTGGAAAGCAAGATGTTCGCCTTGTTCAACGACGACACGGTGATGTACAAGGTGGCCGACGACGATTTTCTCGTCCTCAGCGGCCTGCCCGGGGTGCGGCCGGCGCCGTATCTGGCGCGGGCGCGCTGGATAGAAGTGTCGTCGCTGGAGGCGCTGAGCCTGGAGCAGCTGCACGACGGCCTCGCCGACGCGCGGCGCCTGGTGCTGGCCAAGCTGCCCAAGGCGGTCAGACAACGCTACGAGGCCAGCGCATGA
- a CDS encoding VOC family protein yields MSAAGPIAAVLIHVADWRAGLAWYQRAFPAAQAVDLPDFDFACLEWQGVRLEIVRADAKVGSGAAGSVVYWRSSDLDADIHRLTGLGAALYRGPLAIEAQQGICQLRDPWGNCIGLRGPWTPATRTRTP; encoded by the coding sequence ATGAGCGCAGCCGGCCCCATCGCCGCGGTGCTGATTCACGTCGCCGATTGGCGCGCCGGACTCGCCTGGTATCAACGGGCTTTTCCAGCGGCGCAAGCCGTAGACCTGCCCGATTTCGACTTCGCCTGCCTGGAATGGCAGGGCGTCCGGCTGGAAATCGTGCGGGCCGACGCCAAGGTGGGCTCCGGCGCGGCCGGCAGCGTCGTCTATTGGCGCAGCAGCGACCTGGACGCCGACATCCATCGGCTGACCGGCCTGGGCGCCGCCTTGTATCGCGGCCCGCTGGCGATAGAAGCGCAACAGGGCATCTGCCAATTGCGGGACCCATGGGGCAATTGCATCGGTTTGCGCGGCCCATGGACGCCCGCCACAAGGACAAGGACACCGTGA
- a CDS encoding CopD family protein — protein MDARHKDKDTVSYLYLKAFHIFFVVSWFAGLFYLPRLYVNLALAEQDAEYQRLLLMARKLYRFMTPLAALALATGLGLWLGFGIGGGWLHAKLTLVLLLVGYHGCCGKLYRDFAAKTNRRSHTWFRVFNELPVLVLLAVVILVVVKPF, from the coding sequence ATGGACGCCCGCCACAAGGACAAGGACACCGTGAGCTACCTTTACCTGAAAGCCTTTCACATCTTTTTCGTGGTGTCCTGGTTCGCCGGGCTGTTCTACCTGCCGCGCCTCTATGTCAATCTGGCGCTGGCGGAACAGGACGCCGAATACCAGCGCCTGCTGCTGATGGCGCGCAAGCTCTACCGCTTCATGACCCCGCTGGCCGCGCTGGCGCTGGCCACCGGTCTTGGCCTGTGGCTGGGCTTCGGCATCGGCGGCGGCTGGTTGCACGCCAAGCTGACCCTGGTGCTGCTCTTGGTCGGCTACCACGGCTGTTGCGGCAAGCTCTACCGCGACTTCGCCGCCAAAACCAACCGCCGCAGCCATACCTGGTTCCGCGTGTTCAACGAACTGCCGGTGCTGGTCTTGCTGGCGGTGGTGATTCTGGTGGTGGTCAAACCGTTCTGA
- a CDS encoding CYTH domain-containing protein, translated as MAVEIERRFIVVGDAWRGLAPGVQYRQGYLSVEKERTVRVRVVGDQAWLTLKSNISNVSRHEFEYPVPLADAQTIMGAMCPMVVDKLRHRIEHGGFIWEVDEFFGDNAGLVLAEIELPDESTSFDQPAWIGEEVTEDGRYTNAYLSKNPYSRW; from the coding sequence ATGGCAGTGGAAATCGAACGCCGCTTCATCGTCGTAGGCGACGCCTGGCGCGGCCTGGCCCCAGGCGTGCAATACCGCCAGGGTTATCTGTCGGTGGAAAAGGAACGCACCGTGCGCGTGCGCGTGGTCGGAGATCAGGCCTGGCTGACGTTGAAAAGCAATATCAGCAACGTCAGCCGCCACGAGTTCGAATACCCGGTGCCGCTGGCCGACGCGCAAACCATCATGGGAGCGATGTGCCCGATGGTGGTGGACAAGCTGCGCCACCGCATCGAGCACGGCGGCTTCATCTGGGAAGTGGACGAATTTTTCGGCGACAACGCCGGCCTGGTCTTGGCCGAAATCGAGCTGCCGGATGAAAGCACCTCATTCGACCAGCCGGCCTGGATAGGCGAGGAAGTCACCGAGGACGGCCGCTACACCAACGCCTATCTGTCCAAGAACCCCTATAGCCGCTGGTAG
- a CDS encoding DJ-1/PfpI family protein, which yields MKKAVFFLLDEYAEWESAFLSSRLAMSKQWSVATASLERGMCKSMGGFTTVVDYALMDIPGDTALLVLVGGNAWSLDSSELRERVAACLATGVVVAAICGAVDFLARNGLLNDYRHTGNAQHLWAEYPEYRHHAGFIAAQTVRDRNLITANGTAAMEFSESVLKSLHAGDSAEIEMEHKLFKMGYHDYVLQYGNPFA from the coding sequence ATGAAAAAAGCCGTATTTTTCTTATTGGATGAGTACGCCGAGTGGGAAAGCGCTTTTCTGTCCAGCCGGCTGGCGATGAGCAAGCAGTGGTCGGTGGCCACGGCCTCCTTGGAGCGGGGCATGTGCAAATCCATGGGCGGTTTTACAACGGTTGTTGACTACGCGCTGATGGATATTCCCGGCGATACCGCGCTGTTGGTTTTAGTCGGCGGCAACGCCTGGAGCCTGGATAGCTCTGAGTTGAGGGAGAGGGTTGCCGCTTGCTTGGCAACAGGGGTTGTCGTGGCGGCAATCTGCGGTGCGGTGGATTTTTTGGCGCGGAACGGCTTGTTGAATGATTATCGCCACACCGGCAATGCTCAGCATTTGTGGGCGGAATATCCGGAATATCGCCATCACGCGGGCTTTATCGCAGCGCAAACGGTGCGGGATAGAAACCTGATCACAGCGAATGGAACCGCGGCCATGGAGTTTTCGGAAAGCGTATTAAAATCTTTGCACGCGGGTGATTCGGCGGAAATAGAGATGGAGCATAAGTTATTTAAAATGGGCTACCATGATTACGTTCTGCAATATGGCAACCCATTCGCATAG
- the hemL gene encoding glutamate-1-semialdehyde 2,1-aminomutase gives MSRNLELFERGKKSIPGGVNSPVRAFGQVGGTPRFVKRAEGAYFWDADDKQYLDYVGSWGPAIVGHAHPDVVRAVQEAAVGGLSFGAPTEGEVLIAEEIRKLLPSIEQVRLVSSGTEATMSAIRLARGFTGRDLIVKFEGCYHGHSDSLLVKAGSGLLTFGNPSSGGVPADCTKHTLVLQYNDVEQLDKTFREIGGQIACVILEPIAGNMNLIQPSAEFVQALRSLTEQHGAVLIYDEVMTGFRVALNCAQGLHGVKPDLTTLGKVVGGGMPLAAFGGRADIMACIAPLGNVYQAGTLSGNPLSVAAGLATLKLIQQPGFHAELGRRTARLAQGLADAARAAGVTMSSDSVGGMFGFYFSEHAPKSYAEATRCDIERFKRFFHAMLDEGVYLAPSAYEAGFVSSAHSDDIIEQTIAAAGRALSRV, from the coding sequence ATGTCCCGCAATCTGGAACTGTTTGAACGTGGCAAGAAATCCATCCCCGGCGGCGTCAACTCGCCGGTGCGCGCCTTCGGCCAGGTCGGCGGCACGCCGCGCTTCGTCAAGCGCGCCGAAGGCGCCTACTTCTGGGACGCCGACGACAAACAGTATCTGGACTATGTAGGCTCCTGGGGTCCGGCCATCGTCGGCCACGCCCACCCGGACGTGGTGCGCGCGGTGCAGGAAGCGGCCGTCGGCGGCCTGTCCTTCGGCGCGCCCACCGAGGGCGAAGTCCTGATCGCCGAGGAAATCCGCAAGCTGCTGCCCTCCATCGAGCAAGTGCGCCTGGTCTCCTCCGGCACCGAAGCCACCATGTCGGCGATCCGCCTGGCGCGCGGTTTCACCGGCCGCGACCTCATCGTCAAATTCGAAGGCTGCTACCACGGCCACTCCGACAGCCTGCTGGTCAAGGCCGGCTCCGGCCTGCTCACCTTCGGCAACCCGTCCTCCGGCGGCGTGCCGGCCGACTGCACCAAGCACACCCTGGTGCTGCAGTACAACGACGTCGAACAGCTGGACAAGACCTTCCGCGAGATCGGCGGCCAAATCGCCTGCGTGATCCTGGAGCCGATCGCCGGCAATATGAATTTGATCCAGCCCTCGGCCGAGTTCGTCCAGGCGCTGCGCAGCCTGACCGAACAACACGGCGCGGTGCTGATCTACGACGAAGTGATGACCGGTTTCCGCGTGGCGCTGAACTGCGCCCAGGGCCTGCACGGCGTCAAACCAGACCTGACCACGCTGGGCAAGGTGGTGGGCGGCGGCATGCCGCTGGCGGCCTTTGGCGGCCGCGCCGACATCATGGCCTGCATCGCGCCGCTGGGCAACGTCTACCAGGCCGGCACCCTGTCCGGCAATCCACTGTCGGTGGCCGCCGGCCTCGCCACCCTCAAGCTGATCCAGCAGCCCGGCTTCCACGCAGAGCTGGGCCGCCGCACCGCGCGTCTGGCCCAGGGCCTGGCCGACGCCGCGCGCGCGGCCGGCGTGACCATGAGCAGCGACAGCGTGGGCGGCATGTTCGGCTTCTACTTCAGCGAGCACGCGCCCAAATCCTACGCCGAAGCCACCCGCTGCGACATCGAACGCTTCAAGCGCTTCTTCCACGCGATGCTGGACGAAGGCGTCTACCTGGCGCCGTCCGCCTACGAAGCCGGCTTCGTCTCCAGCGCCCACAGCGACGACATCATCGAGCAGACCATCGCCGCCGCCGGTCGCGCGCTGAGCCGCGTCTAA
- a CDS encoding DEAD/DEAH box helicase — MSPPLTPQISPPTRLAWRLRVEVSGVELQPCEQTRGPDGYGRGRRLPLARLLAEQDGLDWLGGQDRLILRALAALQADIAADGHAALDALAALPLLVGHPALYWADAPEQPLRVEAGQVALELERQGEQISLRLSPPGIAACAGVLWRKLAPDRLAVYRLDEEVRQIAALLGHSLSLPWHARKKVLDAIRDIAPELPLHDVSASFDDSLPSQPADAVLRALLRLDEAGLRLQLKVRPHPASALYAPGRGAPGLVVSADGVALQLKRDLPAERARQRRVHAACPTLAAARRDSDEWVLDGQQAALDLLAELQTLDADTLQCEWPSGQRQRIRAGVGLPQLKLSAKRKGGWLEVDGELGLDDGNILALRHLLEALAGQSGRYLRLSDGDWLALSDSLAARLRQLTLLADHAAPGGLRLSPLAAPRLGELAAEAGAFDGDAGWNEQWRRLQSLQSFEPEIPDTLRATLRPYQQQGYNWLARLAHWGAGACLADDMGLGKTVQTLALLLSRAALGPQLVVAPTSVALNWLAEAARFAPSLRLRPYQQQRRLDNAGPGDLVVASYGLLQRDADTFAEVRWASVVLDEAQAIKNAASQRAQAAHALYADFRLAASGTPVENHLGELWSLFRFVAPGLLGNEDKFQQRFAQPIADGDEDARDALKALIRPYLLRRTKQQVLTELPPRTDITRAVPLSEAEMEVYEAMRQQALDKLGQPGEAEGGAMQVLAELTRLRRFCCHPTLTQPDSALPSAKQALFRELMLELLDNGHKALVFSQFVDHLAIVRRWMDEQGIRYQYLDGAVPGPQRKARMDAFQAGDGEVFLISLKAGGTGLNLTAADYVIHLDPWWNPAVEDQASDRAYRMGQQRPVTVYRLVAQHTIEEKIVALHASKRELADSLLDGGDLSARLDGAALLALLRQS, encoded by the coding sequence ATGTCACCGCCACTCACACCCCAGATATCCCCCCCCACCCGCCTGGCCTGGCGGCTGCGCGTCGAAGTCTCCGGCGTGGAACTGCAGCCCTGCGAGCAAACGCGAGGCCCCGACGGCTACGGCCGCGGCCGGCGCTTGCCGCTAGCCAGGCTGCTGGCGGAACAGGACGGCCTGGACTGGCTCGGCGGCCAGGACCGGCTGATCCTGCGCGCGCTGGCCGCCTTGCAGGCCGACATCGCCGCCGACGGCCACGCGGCGCTGGACGCGCTGGCCGCGCTGCCGCTGCTGGTCGGCCACCCGGCGCTGTACTGGGCCGACGCGCCGGAACAGCCGCTGCGGGTGGAGGCCGGCCAAGTGGCGCTGGAACTGGAGCGCCAGGGCGAACAGATCTCCCTGCGGCTGAGCCCGCCCGGCATCGCCGCATGCGCAGGCGTGCTGTGGCGCAAGCTGGCGCCGGACCGTCTCGCGGTCTACCGGCTGGACGAGGAGGTGCGCCAGATCGCCGCCCTGCTCGGCCACAGCCTGAGCCTGCCCTGGCACGCCCGCAAGAAAGTGCTGGACGCCATCCGCGACATCGCGCCGGAGCTGCCCTTGCACGACGTCAGCGCCAGCTTTGACGACAGCCTGCCCAGCCAGCCGGCCGACGCCGTTCTGCGCGCGCTGCTGCGGCTGGACGAGGCCGGCCTGCGGCTGCAGCTGAAAGTGCGCCCGCACCCGGCCAGCGCGCTGTACGCGCCCGGCCGCGGCGCGCCCGGCCTGGTGGTGAGCGCGGACGGCGTCGCGCTGCAGCTCAAGCGCGACCTTCCCGCCGAGCGTGCCCGCCAGCGCCGGGTCCACGCCGCCTGCCCGACGCTGGCCGCCGCGCGCCGCGACAGCGACGAATGGGTGCTGGACGGCCAGCAGGCGGCCTTGGACCTGCTGGCCGAACTGCAGACGCTGGACGCGGACACCCTGCAATGCGAATGGCCGTCCGGCCAGCGCCAGCGCATCCGCGCCGGCGTCGGCCTGCCGCAGCTGAAACTGAGCGCCAAGCGCAAGGGCGGCTGGCTGGAAGTGGACGGCGAACTGGGGCTGGACGACGGCAACATCCTGGCGCTGCGCCATCTGCTGGAAGCGCTGGCCGGCCAGTCCGGCCGCTACCTGCGCCTGTCCGACGGCGACTGGCTGGCGCTGTCCGACTCCCTCGCCGCCCGCCTGCGCCAACTGACGCTGCTAGCCGACCACGCCGCGCCCGGCGGCCTGCGCCTGAGCCCGCTGGCCGCGCCGCGGCTGGGCGAACTGGCGGCCGAGGCCGGCGCTTTCGACGGCGACGCCGGCTGGAATGAACAATGGCGGCGGCTGCAATCGCTGCAAAGCTTCGAACCCGAAATACCGGACACCCTGCGCGCCACGCTGCGGCCTTACCAGCAGCAAGGCTACAACTGGCTGGCGCGGCTGGCCCACTGGGGCGCCGGCGCCTGCCTGGCCGACGATATGGGCCTGGGCAAGACGGTGCAGACGCTGGCGCTCTTGCTCAGCCGCGCCGCGCTCGGCCCGCAGCTGGTGGTGGCGCCCACCTCGGTGGCGCTGAACTGGCTGGCAGAGGCCGCCCGCTTCGCGCCCAGCCTGCGGCTGCGGCCCTACCAGCAACAACGGCGGCTGGACAACGCCGGCCCCGGCGATCTGGTGGTGGCCAGCTACGGCCTGCTGCAACGCGACGCCGACACCTTCGCCGAGGTGCGCTGGGCCAGCGTGGTGCTGGACGAGGCGCAGGCGATCAAGAACGCAGCCAGCCAGCGCGCCCAGGCCGCCCACGCGCTCTACGCCGATTTCCGCCTGGCCGCCAGCGGCACCCCGGTGGAAAACCATTTGGGCGAATTGTGGAGCCTGTTCCGCTTCGTCGCGCCCGGCCTGCTGGGCAACGAGGACAAATTCCAGCAGCGCTTCGCCCAGCCCATCGCCGACGGTGACGAAGACGCCCGCGACGCGCTGAAGGCGCTGATCCGCCCCTATCTGCTGCGCCGCACCAAGCAACAGGTGCTGACCGAGTTGCCGCCGCGCACCGACATCACCCGCGCCGTCCCGCTGAGCGAGGCGGAAATGGAAGTCTACGAGGCGATGCGTCAGCAGGCGCTGGACAAGCTGGGCCAGCCGGGCGAGGCCGAGGGCGGCGCGATGCAAGTGCTGGCCGAACTGACCCGGCTGCGCCGCTTCTGCTGCCACCCCACGCTGACCCAGCCGGACAGCGCCTTGCCCTCCGCCAAGCAGGCATTGTTCCGCGAACTGATGCTGGAACTGCTGGACAACGGCCACAAGGCGCTGGTGTTCAGCCAGTTCGTCGATCACCTCGCCATCGTCCGCCGCTGGATGGACGAGCAAGGCATACGCTACCAATACCTGGACGGCGCGGTGCCCGGCCCGCAACGCAAGGCGCGCATGGACGCCTTCCAGGCCGGCGACGGCGAGGTGTTCCTGATCAGCCTGAAAGCCGGCGGCACCGGCCTCAACCTGACCGCCGCCGACTACGTGATCCACCTCGACCCCTGGTGGAACCCGGCGGTGGAAGACCAGGCCAGCGACCGCGCCTACCGCATGGGCCAGCAGCGGCCGGTGACGGTGTACCGGCTGGTGGCCCAGCACACCATAGAAGAAAAGATCGTGGCGCTGCACGCCAGCAAGCGCGAGCTGGCCGACAGCCTGCTGGACGGCGGCGATCTCAGCGCGCGGCTGGACGGCGCGGCGCTGTTGGCACTATTGCGCCAAAGCTGA
- a CDS encoding DUF2145 domain-containing protein, whose product MSRPDALPARLAGLGLALCLLLPHTAQAGRSCEEQTITPATFGKAMAAAEQLRQKLDASGGGVAVIGRVGQDLSRFKLRYTHVGIAYRQPEGRWRVAHLLNDCGSASSDLWYEGLGNFFLDDMYSFESVALLPPPALAARLRERLQAPPRLRELHTPQYSLLAYPFATRYENSNTWVLETLAASASQEARIANREQAQMWLKLNGYAPSELKLGPLTRLGGRMFKANVAFDDHPNEMRYADRIQTVTVDSVMNFLQARKEGWQVLDIPAP is encoded by the coding sequence GTGTCCCGTCCTGACGCTCTGCCCGCCCGCCTCGCCGGCCTTGGCCTGGCGCTCTGCCTGCTGCTGCCGCACACCGCCCAGGCCGGCCGCAGCTGCGAGGAACAAACCATCACCCCGGCCACCTTCGGCAAGGCGATGGCCGCCGCCGAACAGCTGCGGCAAAAGCTGGACGCCAGCGGCGGCGGCGTCGCGGTGATCGGCCGCGTCGGCCAGGACCTGTCGCGCTTCAAGCTGCGCTACACCCATGTCGGCATCGCCTACCGCCAGCCGGAAGGCCGCTGGCGCGTCGCCCACCTGCTCAACGACTGCGGCAGCGCCAGCTCCGACCTGTGGTACGAGGGCCTGGGCAATTTCTTCCTCGACGATATGTATTCCTTCGAATCGGTGGCGCTGCTGCCGCCGCCGGCGCTGGCCGCCCGCCTGCGCGAACGGCTGCAGGCGCCGCCGCGGCTGCGCGAACTGCACACCCCGCAATACAGCCTGCTGGCCTATCCCTTCGCCACCCGCTACGAAAACTCCAACACCTGGGTGCTGGAAACGCTGGCGGCCTCGGCCAGCCAGGAAGCGCGCATCGCCAACCGCGAACAGGCGCAAATGTGGCTGAAGCTCAACGGCTACGCGCCGTCGGAACTCAAGCTGGGGCCGCTGACGCGGCTGGGCGGCCGCATGTTCAAGGCCAATGTCGCCTTCGACGACCACCCCAACGAGATGCGCTACGCCGACCGCATCCAGACCGTGACCGTGGATTCGGTGATGAACTTCCTGCAGGCGCGCAAGGAGGGCTGGCAAGTGTTGGACATCCCCGCGCCTTGA